The genomic segment TTTTTCTTCCCAATTTACCATCTTTTTAGATCAGTAAAACGAATTATGCCAATGGATATAGAACAAAAAAATCTCTATTTTATCTCAACAAGTTACAGTATAGGTATGGGTTATTCCATACATGACATGAACTTCCTTTCCTGAACGTAACCTACACTAAACTTCTCATGAATAAATTTTGTAACTGTAGTGGACTCTTGTCCCTCCCAGTAATAGACTTTATATATGCAAATTGTTTACCTCGTAGATTCGTAATTGGAACTATATAAGGATTTCGTTATGTTGTAAACAAGCAAAAAGTTTCAGTGTAACACAATAGCCATGCTAAAATTCTATCAAACTTCAAGAACAAAGTGTATGTCACTGCAATTCAACTTCAAATATGAACAAAATATATCAAATTTCCAAGTTTGTCCTTCAACTTTTCTGTTAAACCTAATTTTGACTCTCAACTTTTATTTTGGCCAAATTAGTCCTTAATTTTAATATgtgataattttagaaacctcctcCAAGTTTTTCATAATATCACTCAGCTAATCTGaggtttttaaaatctcacttactTTGGATTAACATTCTTGTAATATTTTAACCCCTTTGGAGgaaatacaagaaagataaaacttTTGTTCCAATACTACCCTTATGTTATTTTACTTATGGaatttataacaaaataaaaaataatataaagttaaatttttataaggtataaatttcttaacataaattatttattttagctATATTGGAACAAAGAAAAATTCACACACATGAAAAGATTATTTGAGTTTTCATTACAACTTAAACTACACCatgaattaaaacatatttctcCAAAAAATATATTGACTTCCTAAAATTAATTGTTgcacgaaatttttttaaggtgtTAATTACTCTCCAAAATCGTCCTAAGTGATTGATcttgattagatttaatttatTTACGTCCTTTGCTATCCCACCATGAGCCCAATATAAAGAAATATGGACCATTATCAGTTagcaatttattttttaatttacattttttgcttttaaaattttattttgttttgactttttggttAAATAGTTATTAAGAGCAAGGGTGATATTGTCAATTTATGAACTTTAATAGAAATATTTAGTCTTGTAAAATTGACAAAGGaggtaagtgagattttaaaaatttaagaaacgtTGAGTGATATTATGACAAACCTCCAACCTCAGGggaagtttttgaaattatagcTTTTATTATTGtatcatattttattcttttacgGTTGCAATgccaatcaaaacatttttgGGACAAAATCACTagcatcacaaaaagtgctttctttttttttaataaaatttttaaaaaaagttaatGAAACATTTTGTTCTCTAGCCTTTCTAacagaacttttttttttcctttgttttaaaATAGGGCTGGAAGTAGTTACAAAATTGCCCTTtgttggtgatttttttttttggcagggGAAATGATATAATTGATGGCGCCAATCATAAAATTTGAGTTTAGGACTAAATTTGTCAAAATAAAAGTTGAGGGTggattttttttcaaagaaaaaaaaaagaagttgaatTACAAGATTGGCCAATTTTCGCTTTGACATTTCCAAATAggtttcaaatttgattttttccgTAATTTGCAGTGGATGGATTCCATATGGGTTTCgagttcctttttgtttttgggctCGAACTTGTTATTGTTTGTGGATTGGAGTTAATCTATGAATACCTGAAAACCAGTGCGTGGGGTCCATCTCTTTGATTCCATTGCCAGCTTGAGGATTACTCTGACCATTTACTTTTGGGCCCATCCAAACTAGCGAAAAGATGAGGACAGCGCTGCGGGGAAGGAAGACTGTTGAAGAGAGAAACAAAAAGCTGCAACTTTTGGAGCCATCAAAGAGACGGCGAATCGAAGCCCCGCTTGAACGAAATTTTAGCCAAGACATCCTTGCAGCAACCACACTCTACCCATGCATCGGTTCTAAATTTCGGATTTTcgatttatttatggggtaatTTTATCCTTCCTGATCTGCTTCCATAGTTGCAATCTTTGGGGTACAAATCCTGGTTGATCTACTCTCTTGGGTACAAATTCTAGTTGATCTACTCTCTACTCACTTCAATTGATGTGTTAAAAAGTATCTAACCAAAACGTTTTAGAGGATGTAACTGTGTCTGTGCAAATCTTGGTTTGTGTGGGTATCCCTGCCTCGAACCATAAATTTGAGTTCAATTTTTGTAGTTTTGtttgatagttttttttttaaatttccagaaacggtataaatttggatttggatttgtatGTTTGCTTGCTTGCTTTGCTTTCAATTGATTCCCGATCCTTCTgcaaaataaatacataaaaataaaaataaaatttggcctacacccaccaaaaaaaaaagggaaaatttccagatccTACCTGGTTTTGAGTTTCCTTTTCGGCATTGGATTTGCTCCATCTGTGGATTGGAGTTTTCTACAAAAGCTTACACCCGGCCAGGCATTGGCCACCATTTATTTCTGTTTCTTGTTTCCTCTCCTTTAGCTGATTCTTACGTCTGTCTTTTTTTAGATTATCCAGTCTGTTCATCAAGCACGATGGATTTACCTGGTGAAATGTGGTTAGATATTCTACTGCACTTGCCGGTGAAATCCCTCCTGCAATTGAAATCCGTCTGTAAATCATGGTGTGCTTTGATCGACAGCCCTCAATTCAAAGCTATTTACCTTAGCCGTGCTAAAAACTATGCTCTTCTCCTCAAGCGACCGCCCCTGAAGAATACCAATCGCTCTGCTTCTTACTATATCCATTCCAATCTGGAACCGGTTCGTGATGCCACCAAGCCTGATCTGCAGCACATGCCATTCTCACGTCACGCTAATTTTTTTGGTGACACTGTTATGCTTATCTGTGATTGCAACGGTCTAATTTTCCTAGAAGATGATAATGGCATGTACTTGCTAAATCCAGCACTTCAGGAAGTCAGGATTCTTCCTCCCCTGCCAAGGTCGTCTTTCATTGGATGTTACCTTGGACTTGGTTATGATTCTAACGCCAATGATTACAAAGTTGTTATATTGGGTGAGAATCAAACTGCACAGATGGCGAACGTGTACAGCCTGAATAGCGACTCATGGAGAGAGATAGTCGCTGCATTTCCAACTTGTGTGCTAGACGAGCGAATTTTCCCTGTATACTTCAATGGATGCATGCACTGGAGTGCATGCACAGTCGAATTCGATCCTGCAAGTCCTAGAGTGgcaaggaggaggagaagggtAGTGCTCTTTTCGTTCGACATGAGCACTGAAGTAGTCAAAGAGATTGCACTGCCTGATTCTTTCAGGGGCGAAAACATTCGTCCTCCTCGTCTTGGTGTTCTGAGAGAATCCCTTGCTCTAATCTATCGTCGGTATGTTGGACTGGAAGATCGTATTGATGTATGGGTGATGAAAGAGTATGGTGTTAAGGAGACTTGGGCAAAAATGTATTCAATCGGACCTGGATTTGACAACGTGTTCTGTCTGTGCTTTTGGAAGGATGAACTCCTTCTGCAGAGGTGTGTTGGAGGACAGTTGATTTTGACTTTGATTTCACTTGCAGCAGGCCATAAATTCCGAACGTTTGATGGGTATGGTGAGTATGACGACTCTGTAGTCGCCATAGTTTACAAGGAAAGCTGGATTTCAGTTAAGAGGTGTCACGAGTGTTTAGGTTTTGTGCAAAAGAGAAACAAGTACTTCCTACCCTGAGCACATCTCATTTGTTTGcaaaagagaagaagagaagTTCCCATCCTCACTGCATTTAAATGAACTCTCCATTGTAGATTATATAGGAGGGGgaattttcctattttttttttaaatattatcttTTTAAGGCTTTGGCATGGCACATATAGATATGGACAAGAACAAGGTAAAATCTTATGTTTACAGTCATCTCTGTTTTATGTCAAGTGGAAGCGTAATGCCTTTTTATTCTTCTGTTTTATGTTGCGGCTTTGTTTTGCCATGTTTTGTCTTGCAGATATGTGAACAAATCCCTGTAGTGGCATATAAAGCTTTCTGTATTTCTCTTGAATGTCGAACATGTGTTTATTAGAAATTTCGTTCCATTTCTTTGTCCTGCTATTCTGTATATTTTTATCGTTTTATTTAATCTTCAGAGAGTTATGGATGATTTTACAGTATCTGCTAAATCAAGATTCAAACTGAATAGGGCAATCCTGGAAGCAATACCTTAAGGATTAAACTgtctatttttgtttctttttctaattgtttttttaattttagatcATCACCGAAATGGGCTGCACCAGTCATGATTTTTGGGTTGTTTGGGAGGCAGGTTAACTGATTGGAAACTGAAGGCCTGATTGATGTAGACTCTTCAGTCACTAAACTTGCTTTACATGGTTGGGGTGGGGCCACCTGAGGGCGTGATTGATATAATGCTGTTTGATTCTCGTCTTCAAGGGCAATAATATAGGCATATTAAACCCAGCTTTAATTGCCGTAAGCTTTTAAAAAGTGCGCGGAAGGGCCTTTCCTCTGCGGTCAAGCGAATGAACTGTGCAGATAATGCTCACAACATGTCCGACGAAATTCCGAAACTTTATCTTATTTTCATGACTAAAGAGGCTTTGAAATTCTTCGCTTATAGTCTTCAAAGATTCAAAGCCTCAAGAAAGTTTGCGGACCGCCATGACTTCAACAAGTTTCTCCACAGCCTCACACGGTCCAACTACGGCGACCTTTCATTGAAACTCCTCGTCGCCTTTATTTCAAAAGTCTACTTTCCTCATGTCTCAGCCTTTAACTCTGTCATTTCATACTTCTGCAATCTGGGATTTCCTGGTTCTGCTCAAAAGTTGATAAATTTGATGCCAAAACTTGGTTGTTTGCCTGATATAGTTAGTTACAATTCTCTGATTGATGGGTACTTGAGAAATGCTGATGTTGGTGATGCTTGTTTTATGATGAGGAAAGTTTGTAGTGGGCTGATGAATGTTAGGCCTGATTTGGTTACTTTTAACGCAATGTTTAATGGGTTTTGTAAGGTTGGAACGGTTGAAGAGTTGCTTGTGTATATGAGTTTGATGTGGAAAGTTTGTGTACCAAATGTTGTAACTTATGGTATACTTGTTGACACGTATTGTAAAATGAATAACGTTAATATGGCCTATAGGGTGTTTAAGGATATGAAGAGTAGTGGGGTTTTCCCAAATTTACAAATCTTTACTTCTTTGATTGATGGATATTGTAAGGCTGGTGAATTGGAAGTTGCACTGGGATTATACTTGGATATGCGCAGGAATTCAGTTTTTCCAAATGTGGTTACTTATTCAGCTCTAATTGATGGTTTTTGTAAACGGGGGATGCTGGAAAAGACAGCTTATTTGTTTTCGAGGATGTTGGAAGATGGGGTTGAACCTAATATTGTTGTATATACTAGCATGATTGATGGGGAATTCAAGAAAAAGAATGTAGATAATGCTCTGAAGTACTTGAGCAGAATGCATGATCAGGGTATTAGGCTTGATGTCACTGCTTATGGCTTATGGGGTTATTGTGTCTGGGCTATGCAATATGAATAGGCTGGATAGTGCAGTTGAAGTTAAAAAAGTTATGATGGATTACGGAGTGGCACCTGATGGTGTCATATTTGCTACTCTTATGCATGCTTATTTCAAGGCTGGAAATGTGGAAGCAGCAATGAATGAAAGTGGCACCTGATGTTTTCGGCCTGATGTTGTTACTCTTACATCCTTAATAGACGGCCTCTGCAAGAATGGGCGTCTTGACGAAGCAAAATTGCATTTTAGCAAAGAAAATGCTAATGAAATCTCATACACTGTCCTAATTGATGGCATGTGCAAGGAGGGGGAATTGAGTCAAGTTGAGATGGTCTATAGATGGTCTATAGAGAAATGACAGATGCTGGATTTGTTCCTAACAAACACTTTTACACTACTTGGATTGCAGGGCTTTGCAAGCAAGAAAACCTTGTACAAGAATTCAGGCTTCAAAAACAGATGGTTAAAGAGGGTATTCCGCCTAATTTGTTTGCATATAGTTCCTTGATTTTTGGATTAACCAACAAAGGATTCATGATTGAAGCAAAACAAGTGTTTGATGACATGTTGAAAAAGGGAACAAGTCGTGATCATGTAGTTTATGATATATTAATTAGATGATATGTTAAAGAGGGCAATCAACCTGCTATTTCATGTTTAATTGATGAGATGAGAATCAAAGGACTGCTCTCAGATGATGAATGCAATCAGAAGTACATGTTACATGATTGCAGATAGCAGTTGATTGGAATTCTGTCAAGAAAGGTATAATCTTGGGCCAAATATTGTGCTGAACCACCTACAAAGCCTGTAATGCTTGAGACTTTGTTTTGACGGTGCTTGCTAGCTTGAAGCATGTTTGCTGCTCATTCAAGATGAGAGAGTGTAAATCAGTGGGTTGCAAATACTAGGAGCGCATCCAAAGCAATTGGAGTACTAGTGGATTGTTTCTGTACATTAGACTAGTAGAAATCATTCTTTACaatgaatgaaaatatatgGCCATTTTTTGGCGACTTGATTATGGGAAAAAACTTCAATTTAAAACAATCAAATTGCAACTTAGAACAGTTTGTCGACTTGTAGACTTTTTTCGATCAATAATTATTCTAAGTGGAAAATTAATTTTCACTAAAAAGTACCAGTATATTACTGCATTAAACAATTAGTCAACTTGTAAATTTTTCCAATTATATTGGTTTTAATTAGAACTCCTATATGGTGAGTGCGTAGTTATccagtataattaatattatgagCTATGAGCTTATTTTTCAATGTTAAAGAGCAATATTTATTGGAGATATTTTCACAAGTGGAGAAGAGCAATTTTGAAGCGGGAAATTGACTTTAATTAAAATACTACtacactaaaataaaaaatcaattagATTACTCGTAACTTTTCCAATTATATTAATAGATTAGGACAATAAAAGTTTAGTTTTCACCTGCTATGTATTCGAATCACAATCTAAAACAGTTGCAAGATCAATATAAAGTGGAACAGAATACGTTGATGCAAAGTACTAGAATCACAAATCTAAAACCAATTCGCCTACAATTTCTTTTGCTTGGTTTTGTGATTGGGTGCATGGCAGTATGGTTCATGAATTTTAGCTGTTTCAAATTCATCCTGGTTTTCCAATAGGTGGTTAAGTCGAACTTCAGTTGGTTTTGGCCTTTTGCTTCTAAGTTTTGCAGAACTCTGCTGGTGTCGCAAGAGCAAGAATAAACCCACCTAGAATGGCGATTGAATGCCTCGTTTTAGGTACTTTTCTGACTCAACCTGCAGTCATGTGAATGACCGTTAGTATAATGGTTCCAGGCGCTGTTATAGTTTTGTACAGAACTCGTTTGATAAAATGCCAATGAGGAAAAAACTGACCCTTAATGGTTGTTGATGTTATGAAGTTTTGTGGGTTTATATAGTCTGAATTTGGTTTTTGTGATGATGATCAGGGGCAGGGCAAGAGGTGGGAAAAAGCTGCGTGGTGGTGACTATAAACGGCAAGAGAATAATGTTTGATTGTGGGATGCATATGGGATATCTGGATGATCGTCGATATCCTGACTTCTCACTGATCCCTCGCAATGCTGCTGAAGATTTTACTAGCTCCCTCAGTTGCATCATTATCACACATTTGTATAATTTACTTGATTAGTCCTGCGTTTTTGTGTGTGAGTTGCTGGTTAGTGAGTAACTGAATTTGGGTTATGCAGCCACTTGGATCATATTGGTGCACTTCCTTATTTCACTGAAGTATGTGGATATAAGGGACCCATTTACATGACGGTaattttctcattctttttgGGAATCCTTATTGAAACCAATGAAGTAATTATTAGAGTTCAAACTTTGtgtaaaacaagaaaagagTTTACTGGTTATGTGGTTCTTTTTAAAGTTAATGAACCAGGGGTTTTTTTAGAACCATTTTGATGCGAGGAATGTTATTACGTCGATATTTGTGGCATTGGATATCAAGTCTGGATTTTTAGATTTCTTGGGATAATTTTCAGTATCCTACAAAAGCTTTGGCTCCGCTGATGCTGGAGGACTATCGTAAAGTGATGGTTGACAGAAGGGGAGAGGAAGAACAGTTTAGCTCCAAGGATATTGTGGAGTGCATGAAGAGAGGTGGATGTCTTCCTCTTTTCTTGCGATTCTTCTTATCTTGTATGCTTTTAATTCATACGGTCATTGGAAGTGGTTAATAAGTGGAAGCAGCAACATTCTTATGTGTCTACAGAGTGCCAATAAAAGTACATTTTCTTTCTGGTAATCGTTATTGTGCATGTGGTTCTGTCTTCTTGATCCAATCCTTGTTGGTAAACTTCATGTGTGACATTTGAGAGATTGATTGCTAAGAGAACTTGTGATTGTTGTCAGCTACAATACTTGATTGAAAAGTATTCAGCTTTCCTCTTCCACTCCATCAGTCCTTCAATAATGGTTTTGTTCTCTAATTTTTGTGGATAGTTAGAGGTCCTGTAACTGTAGTCCAGCCAATTTTTCAAATGCATTTGCTAATTGTCAAAGCTAAACAAGGAGGTCTTGTGCAAATGCAAACGCATGAAAAATGATTAGTTTCTTGTTGCCTTCTGCAGTAACTGCCGTCGATTTGAAGCAGACTGTGCAAGTTGATAAGGACCTTCAGATTCGTGCATATTATGCAGGACATGTAAGGTTCTCATTATTCTTGGCTTGTATACAACACTTTATGTAGTTTTTATTTCTGTTATACAACTTTCTAATCCCATTCAAAAATGCCTGtattttttacaaattttgCTTTGTCTTTCATGGTTCTAAGTctgttctcattttttttcttttctaagtgTGCTTGTTAATGCTTATATCAATTTTATTGTATTTCCAGCTGTCATGAATTTTCTTAACTAATAGAATGCAAAATGATTGTTTCACTATTTTGGTACATGGATGCATGTATGTTTCTAAATTTAGTAGATTGTCTTTCTTGCATAGTGATTATGACTGCTCAATAGTCAGTGTAGAATTATTTTTGATGCTTTGTCGTTTGCTACAGTAAATTGTTTGTATAATAGTCTAGATGCTCTAGGTTCTTGGAGCTGCAATGTTCTATGCAAAGGTTGGAGATGCTGCCATGGTGTACACTGGGGATTATAATATGACAGCAGATAGACATCTTGGAGCTGCTCAAATTGATCGACTGCATTTGGACCTTGTCATAACAGAGTAAGGGAGCCATTCTTTCTTATGTGTGCATATATGCTTGCATATACATAATTCATCATGTTAGAGATATTCATTAATAATTTCTCTTTAAATGTATTTACACATTATTTGTTCTTAGGTCGGGTTCAAGAGTGTCACTGGAAGTACAGTCTGCTGTTTTAATCTCTGATTGTGAGAGGCAGAAAATTTACTCCcttagacccattttttttgTGTCAGTTTCCCTTCCGAGGTGTCTTTATCCTGAACGACCACTTCAAAAGTGGAAGTGTTTCTTGTGATTTTACGCTTTCATGCAAATTTGATACATACAACCAATAAATGGTAGAAAAGGGAACAACAAATTCTAGAACCAAAGATAAatagattttttattttatcttagaATAAATGGAGTAAAATGGTTCATTCTTTGTTACACTTAATGCAAGTACTATCATTATGTCATTAAGTCAATGGAcctaaaatttcatgttttcgtTTTTGGACTTTTTTCtgcataattttaaaaattgaaacGATAGTGAATATGACTTGCTAGCTTTACTCATAGAGGCCAGGTTGGACGTTCAAGATGGTAGAAATTACTTGCATCTGTTTCATCCTGCATCAGGAGGTGAAATCTTGAACTGGAATACAAGATGGAGAGAACAGTTCCTAATGGTATTTTAGAAGATTTTGACTGAGGAAAAATATGCTACCTATGTTAAATGGAATTTATAGGAAACtgtataaacatatttttgctGTTAATCACATGGACTGTGGGACCAAAATCATGGTACGTATGCAATTGAATTTTTCAAGACTAGGGAGTATGGTTGCATGCATGTCATTAGATTTTCAAAGACCACTTTCATCTTTTAAACATTGGAGATGTTAATTTACGAAAAATGCACAATGGAGCAATTTCCCTACAGTTTCAATATTTATAAGAGATATTTATAAGAGATTGTTAATTCATAGGTTTTTAGTTGGATTGCATTTGACATTTAGACGGAAGAATTTACTCTTGTTTTGAGTTCCTTAATTTGACTAGTTGATGAGTATTAATCACATAAATTTGCATAGAGCTTTGAGTTCTTTAAGCTGACTCTATGGGTAACAGATTTGTTATTTACTAGGATGATCACTGACCCTGTTATTCAAACTTGTGCTAATGATTTTCTTTCTATGATTTTGCCTCATTACTTTTAGTGACCTTTGTTGTTTGTCAATACTTGAATAGCACTTCTATTAACAATTTGAGATGTTCAAGCTGGTATAAGGATGTGCATTCTCTTGGTGAAAACGAGTTATTTTCTGAATCTGACAAaggttaataaaatttattagcTAGTGCCTTATGGGCTAAAGTTCTTGCAGGTCAACTTATGCAACAACACTCCGGGAATCAAAGTATGTTCGGGAGCGGGAGTTTCTAAAAGCTGTATGACCCTCCACTTTGTAATTCTATTTGTCACTTGAATTTCCTGTATGCTGCAGTTTCATTCTTTCTTAAATTGTGTTTCTTTGTTTCACCATTGATGTTCAGTCACATTTTTACTATTACGTATGTCTGTTCCTTATTGACATGCTACTAAGTATAGAATTATGCTGGCAGAAGTTCAGTGTTTCAGTTTTGACAATTTATACTTCAGCTATTAACTTTCACctctaaatattttttattttcacctACAATACTGATTCAGCTCCTCCTATGGGAATAATATTTTTGGTTTCAACTCTGCAGAGTCTGGGAGAAAAAAACTTGTCTTGGTTGCCacggattttggaaaaattgttgACCACTTTTTACAAGAGGCAGTGGTGGAATGTGGCAACCCTTGTTCATGCATGCAATTTCTACTGCTGTAGATTTTTTTCTGTCAATGAAGATGGTTTCTTgaatgatgaatctaatggttatttgttttgaaactttTTTCTTTAACATAATTGAAAAAGATTGTTATTCTTGATCCTGTCTCGGCAACTTCTTTTCTGGTGATAGGAACCTTGATTTGGGCACATAATTCAAGTAATTAAATTAAGATCACTGTAAATCAAATTTGCATGTCTTACTCTTCCTATGGAATCAGAAAAGAGGAAGTTAAAAATTGCCTGGATGAGGAAACTGTATTTAACTGTGTTGTAAATACTACTTCAAATGTACATGAAAAACAATTTGCATTATGTACAATTCACGTATTATCTGATGTTTCATTCCCTAGAAATAGACATGCAACGCAATCATTTTCTGGTCTAATCTTCAACTATGTCTATTTTGATTTTAACAGGTTCACAACTGTGTTGCTTGTGGAGGAAAGGTGCTGATTCCTTCATTTGCTTTAGGAAGAGCACAGGTTGGTAAAACATTTTAGGCTGAGATCATTCATCTCTCATGCTTTGGAGTAAAAATTATTCCTCAGCTTGTAGCATTCTTTGATTGGCACATGCCTGGACATGGATGTTAAAGATTCAATTTGCTTAAACTCGCCCAAGTCTCAACATATTAACATCTAATTCTAGAATCACCCTACTTGTGTTAACACTTGAGGCCCATAA from the Coffea arabica cultivar ET-39 chromosome 11e, Coffea Arabica ET-39 HiFi, whole genome shotgun sequence genome contains:
- the LOC140021382 gene encoding small ribosomal subunit protein mL103 (rPPR7)-like; this encodes MDYGVAPDGVIFATLMHAYFKAGNVEAAMNENGLCKNGRLDEAKLHFSKENANEISYTVLIDGLCKQENLVQEFRLQKQMVKEGIPPNLFAYSSLIFGLTNKGFMIEAKQVFDDMLKKGTSRDHVVYDILIR
- the LOC113717736 gene encoding F-box/kelch-repeat protein At3g23880-like, with the translated sequence MDLPGEMWLDILLHLPVKSLLQLKSVCKSWCALIDSPQFKAIYLSRAKNYALLLKRPPLKNTNRSASYYIHSNLEPVRDATKPDLQHMPFSRHANFFGDTVMLICDCNGLIFLEDDNGMYLLNPALQEVRILPPLPRSSFIGCYLGLGYDSNANDYKVVILGENQTAQMANVYSLNSDSWREIVAAFPTCVLDERIFPVYFNGCMHWSACTVEFDPASPRVARRRRRVVLFSFDMSTEVVKEIALPDSFRGENIRPPRLGVLRESLALIYRRYVGLEDRIDVWVMKEYGVKETWAKMYSIGPGFDNVFCLCFWKDELLLQRCVGGQLILTLISLAAGHKFRTFDGYGEYDDSVVAIVYKESWISVKRCHECLGFVQKRNKYFLP